In a single window of the Micromonospora sp. WMMD1155 genome:
- a CDS encoding ArsA-related P-loop ATPase, producing the protein MCAAERPTEPAGTGWSARLHVVTGKGGTGKTSVAAALALALAAGGRRTLLVEVEGRQGIAQLFGIDPLPYEERHLADAPDGGEVRALAVDAEEALLEYLDMFYKLGAAGRALRKLGAIDFATTIAPGLRDVLLTGKVKEATTRTSGQRRAYDAVVLDAPPTGRIGRFLNVTAETARLAKVGPIKTQSEGVSALLRSPMTAVHVVTLLEEMPVQETVDAIADLTSLGFGVGKVIVNGARPRLPAGPALTAAELRRGLVAAGLPADRDIVAGLHDEARDQLIRRELEDSLRADLVELGLPMIELPLLPDGVDRAGLMTLARALVSAD; encoded by the coding sequence GTGTGTGCAGCTGAGCGGCCGACCGAACCGGCCGGTACGGGATGGTCCGCCCGCCTTCACGTGGTGACCGGCAAGGGCGGCACCGGCAAGACCAGCGTCGCGGCGGCCCTGGCCCTCGCGCTCGCCGCCGGTGGTCGGCGCACCCTGCTGGTCGAGGTCGAGGGGCGGCAGGGCATCGCCCAACTGTTCGGCATCGACCCGCTGCCCTACGAGGAGCGGCACCTCGCCGACGCACCGGACGGCGGTGAGGTGCGCGCCCTCGCGGTGGACGCCGAGGAGGCGTTGCTCGAGTACCTCGACATGTTCTACAAGCTGGGCGCGGCCGGCCGGGCGCTGCGCAAGCTCGGCGCCATCGACTTCGCCACCACCATCGCGCCGGGCCTCCGGGACGTGCTGCTCACCGGCAAGGTGAAGGAGGCGACCACCCGCACCTCCGGGCAGCGCCGCGCGTACGACGCGGTGGTGTTGGACGCCCCGCCGACCGGACGGATCGGCCGTTTCCTCAACGTGACGGCGGAGACCGCCCGGCTGGCCAAGGTGGGCCCGATCAAGACCCAGAGCGAGGGCGTCTCAGCGCTGCTGCGCTCCCCGATGACCGCGGTGCACGTCGTCACGCTGCTGGAGGAGATGCCGGTACAGGAGACGGTGGACGCCATCGCGGACCTGACCTCGCTCGGCTTCGGCGTCGGGAAGGTGATCGTCAACGGCGCTCGGCCCCGACTGCCCGCCGGTCCGGCGCTCACCGCCGCCGAGCTGCGACGCGGGTTGGTCGCCGCCGGGTTGCCTGCCGACCGGGACATCGTGGCCGGTTTGCACGACGAGGCCCGGGACCAGCTCATCCGGCGCGAACTGGAGGATTCGCTCCGCGCCGACCTGGTGGAG
- a CDS encoding DUF4177 domain-containing protein translates to MQKWEYSTVPLLVHATKQILDNWGEDGWELVAVVPGPNPDQLVAYLKRPKA, encoded by the coding sequence ATGCAGAAGTGGGAATACTCCACGGTCCCGCTGCTGGTCCACGCGACCAAGCAGATCCTCGACAACTGGGGCGAGGACGGGTGGGAGCTCGTCGCCGTGGTCCCCGGGCCCAACCCGGACCAGCTGGTCGCCTACCTGAAGCGGCCCAAGGCGTGA
- a CDS encoding RidA family protein, producing the protein MSNGPHAKLAELGFELPEVVPPVASYVPAVQSGQHVYVSGQLPIAEGKLLATGKVGAGISAEQAKDLAQRCGLNALAAVDSLVGLENVVKVVKVTGFVASAPGFTGQPAVINGASDLFGTVFGEAGRHARSAVGVAELPLDAPVEIELIVEVA; encoded by the coding sequence GTGAGCAACGGTCCGCACGCGAAGCTCGCCGAGCTGGGCTTCGAACTGCCCGAGGTCGTGCCGCCGGTGGCCAGCTACGTGCCGGCCGTGCAGTCCGGGCAGCACGTCTACGTCTCCGGCCAGTTGCCGATCGCCGAGGGCAAACTGCTCGCGACCGGCAAGGTCGGCGCCGGGATCTCCGCCGAGCAGGCGAAGGATCTGGCGCAGCGCTGCGGGCTCAACGCGTTGGCCGCTGTCGACTCCCTCGTCGGCCTGGAGAACGTGGTCAAGGTGGTCAAGGTGACCGGTTTCGTGGCCTCCGCGCCCGGCTTCACCGGTCAGCCCGCGGTGATCAACGGTGCCTCCGACCTCTTCGGCACCGTCTTCGGCGAGGCCGGTCGCCACGCCCGCAGCGCCGTCGGTGTGGCCGAACTGCCCCTCGACGCCCCGGTGGAGATCGAGTTGATCGTCGAGGTCGCCTGA
- a CDS encoding MBL fold metallo-hydrolase encodes MSGHVTAPAAALADELPTWVTLLRAPNPGPMTLDGTNTWVLRAPAGEQAIVVDPGPADEGHLTRIAEHGPIGLILITHGHPDHTEGAARLSGLLGGVHVLAADPAHTIGGEPLTEPDEDLGGFGLEIRLLGTPGHTADSVCFLVEHGDERVVLTGDTILGRGTTVVAHPDGHLGDYLKSLELLSAYRRIPALPGHGPALADCAAAADFYLAHRRARLDQVRAAVAAGASTPADVVAAVYADVDRSLWWAAEWSVRAQLEYLGVDPGESAPGVSGLEHM; translated from the coding sequence ATGAGCGGGCACGTGACGGCGCCGGCGGCGGCGCTCGCCGACGAGCTGCCGACCTGGGTGACGTTGCTGCGTGCGCCGAACCCCGGGCCGATGACCCTCGACGGCACCAACACCTGGGTGCTGCGCGCCCCGGCCGGCGAGCAGGCCATCGTGGTCGACCCCGGGCCGGCGGACGAGGGGCACCTGACCCGCATCGCCGAACACGGGCCCATCGGGCTGATCCTGATCACCCACGGCCACCCGGACCACACCGAGGGTGCCGCACGGTTGAGCGGACTACTCGGCGGCGTGCACGTCCTCGCGGCCGACCCGGCGCACACCATCGGCGGCGAGCCGCTGACCGAGCCGGATGAAGACCTCGGCGGCTTCGGCCTGGAGATCCGCCTGCTGGGCACCCCCGGGCACACCGCCGACTCGGTCTGCTTCCTGGTCGAGCACGGCGACGAGCGGGTGGTGCTCACCGGTGACACCATCCTCGGTCGGGGCACCACCGTGGTCGCCCACCCCGACGGGCACCTCGGCGACTACCTGAAGAGCCTGGAGCTGCTGTCCGCGTACCGGCGGATCCCGGCCCTGCCGGGCCACGGTCCCGCGCTCGCCGACTGCGCCGCCGCCGCCGACTTCTACCTCGCGCACCGCCGGGCGCGGCTCGACCAGGTCCGGGCCGCGGTCGCCGCCGGAGCAAGCACGCCCGCCGACGTGGTGGCGGCGGTCTACGCGGACGTGGACCGCTCGCTCTGGTGGGCGGCCGAGTGGTCGGTCCGCGCCCAACTCGAATATCTGGGTGTCGACCCCGGGGAATCCGCGCCCGGGGTCAGTGGGTTGGAGCACATGTGA